A window of Clostridium sp. 'White wine YQ' contains these coding sequences:
- a CDS encoding S8 family peptidase has protein sequence MAQLFDSSFPWEKAAYTIIEYQGDIETPVKNMSNVRIFIVDDTRAILAVIGDLDDVINKLYDLIVYVNPNGLYTLCDISPIEASQVDLFHNNPFLQLDGKGVIVGIIDTGIDYLNEEFINDDNTTRIISIFDQTIFEGKYVEGQPIGSEFTRDDINRAIEEKIRGRDPYKVMPSKDEVGHGTAMAGIVGARGKNKELKGAAPGCSFAIVKLIPAEKKLVEEFGVYGKSQVYSTVALFLGLKYLYTLAGKLETPIVILLPLGGNAGPRNGQSFIERYVSEISRVKGVTVVVPMGNQGDGDTHTSGIIKKVGDTADVELKIDPNQKNMRFEIWISRPDKLTLSIISPTGEKVERVMPQSNKITELKFLYENTILNVGHYIPEQVTGEERIIINAHNIKEGIWIFRLTGEVIITGRYDVYLMQRELIAPDTKFLKSDPYLTLMTPAAARGAISVASYNQNNNTIVKESSRGYTRDGRIKPDIAAGGVNVLTTAVGGGTQIVSGTSVSSAVTAGCIALILEWGEVLGYDKALYSAKVRTYLIRGAAKTKGEAFPNAEWGYGMLNIKGVFDTLRSLDEDSEDGYYIGSLFIRLPKIN, from the coding sequence ATGGCTCAATTATTTGATAGTAGTTTTCCATGGGAAAAAGCTGCATACACCATAATAGAATATCAGGGCGATATAGAAACACCTGTGAAAAATATGAGTAATGTAAGAATTTTTATTGTAGACGATACTAGGGCAATACTTGCGGTAATTGGAGATTTAGATGACGTTATTAATAAACTATACGATCTGATAGTGTATGTAAATCCTAATGGATTGTATACTTTATGCGATATCTCTCCAATTGAAGCATCTCAAGTTGATTTATTTCATAACAATCCCTTTTTACAGTTAGACGGGAAAGGGGTAATTGTCGGGATAATTGATACAGGAATAGATTATTTAAATGAAGAATTTATAAATGATGACAATACAACAAGGATTATTTCAATATTCGACCAAACAATTTTTGAAGGTAAATATGTAGAGGGTCAACCAATTGGAAGCGAATTTACTAGAGATGATATAAATAGAGCAATTGAAGAAAAAATACGTGGAAGAGATCCTTATAAAGTAATGCCGTCAAAGGATGAAGTTGGGCATGGAACTGCAATGGCAGGAATAGTTGGAGCTAGAGGAAAAAATAAAGAATTAAAAGGCGCAGCACCGGGTTGTAGCTTTGCGATAGTAAAACTTATTCCAGCTGAGAAAAAGTTAGTAGAAGAGTTTGGGGTATATGGAAAATCTCAAGTATATTCAACTGTAGCATTATTTTTAGGTTTAAAATATTTATATACATTAGCTGGTAAATTAGAAACCCCTATCGTAATTTTATTACCATTAGGAGGTAATGCCGGCCCAAGAAATGGACAATCGTTTATTGAAAGATACGTGAGTGAAATTTCAAGAGTAAAAGGGGTAACTGTTGTTGTACCAATGGGAAACCAAGGGGATGGAGATACGCACACCTCAGGCATTATTAAAAAAGTTGGAGATACAGCAGACGTAGAATTAAAAATAGATCCGAATCAAAAAAATATGAGATTCGAAATATGGATTAGCAGACCCGATAAATTAACACTTTCGATTATTTCACCTACTGGAGAAAAGGTAGAAAGAGTAATGCCGCAAAGTAATAAAATCACAGAGCTTAAATTCTTATATGAAAACACTATATTAAATGTAGGACATTATATTCCAGAACAAGTTACCGGAGAGGAAAGAATTATAATTAATGCACATAATATAAAGGAAGGTATTTGGATTTTTAGACTTACAGGAGAAGTAATAATAACTGGTAGATATGATGTTTATTTAATGCAAAGAGAATTAATTGCTCCAGATACAAAGTTTTTAAAAAGTGATCCATACTTAACGTTAATGACTCCTGCAGCTGCGAGAGGAGCTATTTCAGTTGCCTCTTATAATCAAAACAATAATACTATTGTTAAAGAATCAAGCAGAGGATATACAAGAGACGGAAGGATAAAACCTGATATTGCAGCAGGCGGAGTAAATGTATTAACTACTGCAGTAGGGGGAGGAACTCAAATAGTTAGTGGAACTAGCGTTTCATCAGCAGTTACAGCTGGTTGTATAGCGTTAATACTAGAGTGGGGAGAAGTTCTTGGATATGATAAAGCATTGTATTCAGCAAAGGTAAGAACTTATCTAATAAGGGGAGCCGCTAAAACGAAAGGAGAAGCATTTCCAAATGCTGAATGGGGTTATGGAATGTTAAATATTAAGGGTGTATTCGATACATTAAGAAGCCTAGATGAAGATTCAGAAGATGGATATTATATTGGGAGCTTATTTATTAGGTTACCTAAAATTAACTAA
- a CDS encoding metallophosphoesterase family protein: MDFVLKFDTKGKFKIVQFTDIHEGPEMDEGIGVMRKILDYERPNLVILTGDNIDGKCKTIEDVKTAISHIASPMENRKIPWAIVFGNHDDEHGVMSKEEMMKFYMSFDYNISQVGYKTFDRIGNYNLLVEGSKNKKPVLNLYFLDSGKYAPFFVGGYNWIKLTQALWYRKITFGLKQRYNKIIPSLMYFHIPLPEYKKAWRRGKPKGEKLDSIDSPLINICGGLFRVLINTKDVVGVFVGHDHFNNFVVKYKGILLGYAGYTGYGGYGDSKIPRGARVVLVNEANPTDIKTWLRREGDNELRKLYD; encoded by the coding sequence ATGGATTTTGTGCTTAAGTTTGACACCAAAGGCAAGTTTAAAATAGTTCAATTTACTGATATTCATGAAGGACCAGAGATGGATGAAGGAATTGGTGTAATGAGGAAGATACTAGATTATGAAAGACCTAATCTAGTTATTTTAACAGGAGATAATATAGATGGTAAATGCAAAACAATTGAAGATGTTAAGACGGCAATTTCTCATATAGCATCACCAATGGAGAATAGAAAGATACCTTGGGCTATAGTTTTTGGAAATCATGATGATGAACATGGTGTTATGTCAAAAGAAGAGATGATGAAGTTTTATATGAGTTTTGATTACAATATTAGCCAAGTTGGTTATAAAACTTTTGATAGGATAGGAAACTATAATCTTCTTGTAGAAGGAAGTAAAAATAAAAAACCTGTTTTAAACCTCTATTTTCTTGACTCTGGTAAGTATGCTCCTTTTTTTGTGGGAGGATATAATTGGATAAAACTAACTCAAGCTTTATGGTATAGAAAAATTACTTTTGGGTTAAAGCAAAGATATAATAAAATAATACCTTCCTTAATGTATTTTCATATACCACTTCCAGAATATAAAAAGGCATGGAGGCGTGGGAAACCTAAAGGAGAAAAATTAGATTCAATAGATTCACCTTTAATAAACATATGTGGAGGTCTTTTTAGAGTTCTCATTAACACAAAAGACGTAGTAGGTGTATTTGTAGGACATGATCATTTCAATAATTTTGTGGTGAAGTATAAGGGGATTTTACTAGGGTATGCAGGGTACACAGGCTATGGAGGGTATGGAGATTCGAAAATTCCTCGTGGGGCAAGAGTGGTATTAGTTAATGAAGCAAATCCAACTGATATTAAAACTTGGTTAAGAAGAGAAGGAGATAATGAACTAAGAAAATTATATGATTGA
- a CDS encoding GNAT family N-acetyltransferase, protein MNNDIKLSFFKEIYKNDLFKFYLPEDIVIFTSLPKKILASPILDENKKPVVILLNEIPIGFFGLHLGDEVLEYKNNPKAILLRYFSINYPYQGKGYAKKALRLLPSFISNNFKEINEIVLGVNERNISAQKLYEKSNFKDTGLRRMGPVGLQYILSLEL, encoded by the coding sequence ATGAATAATGATATAAAGCTTAGTTTTTTTAAAGAAATATACAAAAATGATTTATTTAAATTTTATCTTCCAGAAGATATAGTGATATTTACTTCTCTCCCTAAAAAGATTTTAGCTTCACCTATATTAGACGAAAACAAAAAACCGGTTGTCATCTTACTAAATGAAATACCAATTGGATTTTTTGGATTACACTTAGGAGATGAAGTTCTTGAATATAAAAATAACCCTAAAGCCATACTTCTTCGCTACTTTTCTATAAATTACCCTTATCAAGGAAAAGGATATGCTAAAAAAGCTTTAAGACTTTTACCAAGTTTTATAAGTAATAACTTTAAGGAAATAAATGAAATAGTACTTGGAGTTAATGAAAGAAATATATCCGCTCAAAAATTATATGAGAAATCTAATTTCAAAGATACTGGATTAAGAAGAATGGGCCCTGTTGGTCTACAATATATATTAAGCTTAGAATTATAA
- the galU gene encoding UTP--glucose-1-phosphate uridylyltransferase GalU, which yields MKVRKAVIPAAGLGTRFLPATKAQPKEMLPIVDKPTIQYIVEEAVASGIEEILIITGRNKRAIEDHFDKSVELEDELENNHKEELLELVKKISNMVDIHYIRQKEPKGLGHAIGRARTFVGNEPFAVMLGDDIVDSTVPCLKQLIDCYNEYKTTILGVQPVNREDVCKYGIIDGLKVEDRVYKVKNMIEKPKVEEAPTNIAILGRYIITPNIFEILENTKPGKGGEIQLTDALKELSNTEAVYSYCFEGRRYDVGDKFGFLQANIDYALKREDLKENLLAYFKTLQ from the coding sequence ATGAAAGTGAGAAAAGCAGTAATTCCAGCAGCTGGACTCGGAACAAGGTTTTTACCAGCAACAAAGGCCCAACCTAAAGAAATGCTTCCCATAGTAGATAAGCCTACAATTCAATATATTGTTGAAGAAGCTGTTGCTTCCGGAATAGAAGAAATTTTAATAATTACAGGTAGAAATAAAAGAGCTATTGAAGATCATTTTGATAAATCAGTTGAACTTGAGGATGAACTTGAAAATAATCATAAAGAAGAACTGCTGGAGTTAGTAAAGAAAATTTCTAATATGGTTGACATACATTATATACGTCAAAAAGAACCTAAAGGATTGGGGCATGCTATAGGCAGAGCTAGAACCTTTGTAGGTAATGAACCATTTGCTGTAATGCTTGGAGATGATATAGTAGATAGTACAGTCCCTTGTTTAAAGCAATTAATTGATTGCTATAATGAGTACAAAACTACTATACTTGGAGTACAACCAGTTAATAGGGAAGATGTGTGTAAGTATGGAATTATAGATGGTTTAAAGGTTGAGGACCGTGTTTATAAAGTTAAGAATATGATTGAGAAGCCTAAGGTTGAAGAAGCCCCTACAAATATAGCCATCCTAGGAAGATATATAATAACCCCTAACATATTTGAAATTCTTGAAAATACAAAACCAGGAAAAGGTGGAGAAATACAATTAACAGATGCACTAAAAGAATTATCTAATACAGAAGCAGTATATTCGTACTGCTTTGAAGGACGACGATATGATGTTGGTGATAAATTTGGATTTTTACAAGCAAATATTGATTATGCATTAAAAAGAGAAGACTTAAAAGAAAACTTACTTGCATATTTTAAAACACTTCAGTAA
- a CDS encoding [Fe-Fe] hydrogenase large subunit C-terminal domain-containing protein: MGKSKRATRQEEIINIDKRKCIGCTACAFTCARTTGISVLRSIIGVRKTVEPKNDNFEASACIFCGQCTLTCPTSSINARNDINLVNEALMSGKYLVATATPAVRATLGEEFNLPIGTDTYGKISASAKKIGFQRVFDSAFCADMISQEVGNELIKRLSSKEKLPVFTSCCPAWINYAEIFHPEIIDYILPTKTPEQMMGTLIKTYFAESYNVLPDNIFVVAISTCTCAKYEASRANMGRDDYKDIDVVLTIREYAELLRERGINITAIPDEKPDTFMEEHTGAAALTGIAGGITNSILRVAQKYLNGENVKIDDIEFTPVNGYENVFEAMVTIGTSQEKVAVLNGLKDMDKFISSSKWKEYILIEVMGCPGGCVNGGGTRKIKKKSNINENLCIRCNTCILNCPTGAIYHKPNGSAASLPDKCVGCSLCSKICRAGAINMMYFDSANDKLLTEDYIKLRADVLKDIDKKSSIRISDENNTMQELYRNYIGKPGEDKAKSLLYTEHVDRSSILENEKRRNKRKS, from the coding sequence ATGGGAAAGTCAAAAAGGGCTACTAGGCAAGAAGAAATTATAAATATCGATAAAAGAAAATGTATTGGATGTACAGCATGTGCATTTACATGTGCAAGGACTACAGGGATTTCAGTATTAAGATCTATAATAGGGGTAAGAAAAACTGTTGAGCCTAAAAATGATAACTTTGAAGCTTCAGCATGCATATTTTGTGGTCAATGTACATTAACATGTCCAACCTCCTCAATAAATGCAAGAAATGATATCAATTTAGTAAATGAAGCTTTAATGAGTGGCAAATATCTAGTAGCAACAGCAACTCCTGCAGTAAGAGCTACATTAGGAGAAGAATTCAATCTTCCTATTGGAACTGATACTTATGGGAAGATATCAGCTTCAGCAAAAAAAATAGGTTTCCAAAGAGTCTTTGATTCAGCATTTTGTGCAGATATGATCTCCCAAGAGGTAGGAAATGAATTAATTAAGAGATTATCAAGCAAGGAAAAACTCCCAGTATTTACTTCCTGCTGTCCAGCATGGATAAATTATGCGGAAATTTTTCATCCTGAAATAATTGATTATATTTTGCCAACTAAAACACCTGAACAAATGATGGGAACATTAATAAAAACATATTTTGCAGAGAGCTATAATGTTTTGCCAGACAATATTTTTGTTGTTGCTATAAGCACATGCACTTGTGCTAAATATGAGGCTTCTAGGGCTAATATGGGAAGAGATGATTATAAAGATATAGATGTAGTATTAACTATAAGAGAATATGCGGAGCTATTAAGAGAACGAGGAATAAATATTACTGCAATACCTGATGAAAAACCAGATACTTTTATGGAAGAACATACTGGAGCTGCAGCATTAACAGGAATAGCAGGAGGAATTACAAATTCTATACTTAGAGTTGCTCAAAAGTACTTAAATGGAGAAAACGTAAAGATTGATGACATAGAATTTACTCCGGTTAATGGATATGAAAATGTTTTTGAAGCTATGGTCACAATTGGAACGAGTCAAGAAAAAGTAGCGGTATTAAATGGATTAAAAGATATGGATAAATTCATAAGCAGTTCAAAATGGAAAGAATATATACTTATTGAGGTTATGGGATGCCCAGGTGGATGTGTGAATGGTGGTGGCACAAGGAAGATTAAGAAAAAATCAAATATAAATGAAAATCTATGTATAAGATGTAATACCTGTATTTTAAATTGTCCTACAGGAGCCATATATCATAAACCCAATGGAAGTGCAGCAAGCTTGCCTGATAAGTGTGTTGGATGTTCGCTTTGTAGTAAAATTTGTAGAGCAGGGGCAATAAATATGATGTATTTTGATAGTGCAAATGATAAGCTTTTGACTGAAGATTATATAAAATTAAGAGCAGATGTGCTAAAAGACATTGATAAAAAATCTAGTATTAGAATTTCTGATGAAAATAATACTATGCAAGAGCTATATAGAAATTATATTGGTAAACCAGGTGAGGATAAAGCTAAAAGTTTACTGTATACAGAACATGTAGATAGATCCTCTATACTAGAAAATGAAAAAAGAAGAAATAAAAGAAAGAGTTAA
- a CDS encoding GNAT family N-acetyltransferase, which yields MDRSQREGIQSLINNKYKLIPLNYEHIETLYNWNINEKELENFTCRPIIEYKSLEEYLKSTINRISEGKIKVYVLVEEKTNSPLGKISLFDFNERNHSAEFGYYLPKVYRGKGLGKILLRDLLKTIWEQDELNLNKVYATTSSNNIASIKLLEKFEFKLDGVLREHYWINDARYNQLIYSMLKCEWIK from the coding sequence ATGGATAGATCTCAAAGGGAAGGTATCCAATCATTAATTAACAATAAGTATAAACTTATTCCCTTAAATTATGAACATATTGAAACCTTGTACAATTGGAACATAAATGAGAAGGAACTTGAGAATTTTACTTGTAGGCCAATAATAGAATATAAATCCTTAGAGGAGTATTTAAAAAGTACAATAAATAGAATTTCAGAAGGGAAAATAAAAGTATATGTGCTAGTAGAGGAAAAAACAAATAGCCCTTTAGGTAAAATATCACTATTTGATTTTAATGAAAGAAATCATAGTGCAGAATTTGGCTATTATCTTCCAAAGGTTTATAGAGGGAAAGGGTTAGGAAAAATACTGCTTAGAGATTTATTAAAAACTATTTGGGAACAAGATGAGCTTAACTTAAATAAAGTTTATGCTACAACGTCTTCAAATAATATAGCGTCAATAAAACTACTGGAAAAATTTGAATTCAAATTAGATGGAGTATTAAGAGAACATTATTGGATTAATGATGCTAGATATAATCAGCTTATTTATTCTATGCTTAAATGTGAATGGATTAAGTAA
- a CDS encoding DUF2935 domain-containing protein → MISSSKFINQSLELHLFFGRIMKEHALFLQLSFTPKDVEYMKHADMFRRRFDKLFSEVLRMSSGVIRPEVMKSGELVTPFTLKAEMATQYFTGVDIATELTQIELGQRADILKSANYNQSSGMLNQNMMQHSMMQPDMTMQQGEMGEQNTEMQPGMEMQQNKMMQPGMEMGQNQDINMGGAAQERRVFILNQTALDLLEEFAGFKADVLGNIKACKMVTTNIYPTMLQHLIHEAQNYYKMIQKLQSRQDVDLEQEAYEEESTWNHLMEEHAKFIRGLLDPSEDDLIKKANEFADEFEELTKAAKDAMDNVMPLDDVTNESIEATTELRDFKAQGTQGILECKIKSLILPLLSDHVLREANHYLRLLDKYKQ, encoded by the coding sequence ATGATATCTAGTTCCAAGTTTATAAATCAGTCGCTGGAATTACATCTTTTTTTCGGAAGGATTATGAAAGAACATGCATTGTTTCTACAATTAAGCTTTACTCCAAAAGATGTAGAGTATATGAAACATGCAGATATGTTTAGAAGAAGATTTGATAAATTATTCAGTGAAGTACTTAGAATGTCTAGCGGAGTAATAAGGCCAGAAGTCATGAAATCAGGAGAGTTAGTAACACCATTTACATTAAAAGCTGAAATGGCTACTCAATATTTTACTGGTGTGGATATTGCAACTGAGCTTACTCAAATTGAATTAGGTCAGAGAGCAGACATATTAAAATCAGCTAATTATAATCAATCAAGTGGTATGCTAAATCAAAATATGATGCAACATAGCATGATGCAACCAGATATGACCATGCAACAGGGAGAAATGGGGGAACAAAATACAGAAATGCAGCCAGGAATGGAGATGCAGCAAAATAAAATGATGCAGCCAGGAATGGAAATGGGGCAAAATCAGGATATTAATATGGGTGGCGCTGCACAAGAGCGCAGAGTTTTTATACTTAATCAAACAGCATTAGATTTATTAGAAGAATTCGCAGGATTTAAGGCGGATGTTTTAGGCAATATAAAGGCTTGTAAAATGGTTACTACAAATATTTATCCAACTATGTTGCAACATTTAATACATGAAGCTCAAAATTACTATAAAATGATTCAGAAGTTACAAAGTAGACAAGACGTTGACCTTGAACAGGAAGCATATGAAGAAGAATCAACATGGAATCATCTAATGGAAGAACATGCAAAGTTTATTAGAGGATTACTTGATCCATCAGAAGACGATCTCATAAAAAAAGCAAATGAATTCGCAGATGAATTTGAAGAGCTTACTAAAGCTGCAAAAGATGCCATGGATAATGTAATGCCACTAGATGATGTTACCAATGAGAGTATAGAGGCAACTACTGAATTAAGAGATTTTAAAGCGCAAGGAACTCAAGGTATACTAGAATGTAAAATCAAATCATTGATACTTCCATTGCTTTCAGATCACGTTTTGCGCGAGGCAAATCACTACTTAAGATTATTAGATAAATATAAACAGTAA
- a CDS encoding MBL fold metallo-hydrolase gives MEVIKVLDDLYKFNHSIPNVPINFNQFLFLGSKPLLIHTGNHKMAKELVPKLKEILGEKKLSYIFVSHFEGDECGGIDLILEEYPEAHTICSKTTSMQFNGFGFNYDLQIENPGDTLEEEIYSLKFISYPSEMHLWEGLIAFDTKRNILFSSDLIINFDNINEQIIDSTLEMEIDSITDRQIPSPKALEIIKHVLSELPIKYIASGHGPFIKLHN, from the coding sequence ATGGAAGTAATAAAAGTTTTAGATGACCTTTATAAGTTTAACCACTCAATTCCTAATGTTCCTATTAATTTTAATCAGTTTCTATTTCTAGGAAGTAAGCCGTTATTAATCCATACAGGAAATCATAAGATGGCAAAAGAACTAGTTCCTAAACTGAAAGAAATATTAGGTGAGAAAAAACTTAGTTATATTTTTGTATCTCATTTTGAAGGTGATGAATGTGGTGGTATTGATCTGATACTTGAGGAATATCCTGAAGCTCATACAATTTGTTCAAAAACAACCTCAATGCAATTTAACGGTTTTGGATTTAATTATGACTTACAAATTGAAAATCCTGGAGATACATTAGAGGAAGAAATATATTCACTTAAATTTATATCATATCCTTCTGAGATGCACTTATGGGAAGGGCTTATTGCCTTTGATACTAAACGCAATATTCTTTTTAGTAGTGACTTAATTATAAATTTTGATAATATTAATGAACAAATAATTGATTCAACTTTAGAAATGGAAATAGACTCAATTACTGACAGGCAAATTCCTTCCCCAAAGGCACTTGAAATTATAAAACATGTATTATCTGAGCTTCCTATAAAATACATAGCTTCTGGTCATGGTCCATTTATAAAACTACATAATTAA
- a CDS encoding methionyl aminopeptidase, with the protein MDVGRNDKCWCGSELKYKKCHMEFDERLQQLKNHGHIIPPREIIKNKEQIEGIRRSAKINNAILDLVSSNIKEGMSTEDLDKLVYDYTISQGAIPADLNYYGYPKSICTSINDEVCHGIPSEDIILKNGDIINVDVSTIFEGYFSDASRMFKIGEVSENAEKLVSVCKECLEKGIEAVKPWGFLGDIGAAIQEHAEKNGYSVVRDFGGHGVGIKFQEEPFVPHYGKKGTGMVLVPGMVITIEPMINEGDYRLYVDPKNEWTAHTKDGSLSAQWEHTILITEDGTEIISK; encoded by the coding sequence ATGGACGTAGGCAGAAATGATAAATGTTGGTGTGGAAGTGAACTTAAATATAAAAAGTGTCACATGGAATTTGACGAAAGATTACAACAATTAAAGAATCATGGACATATTATTCCACCAAGAGAAATTATCAAAAACAAAGAACAAATTGAAGGTATTAGAAGAAGTGCTAAAATAAATAATGCAATACTAGACTTAGTGAGCAGTAATATAAAAGAAGGTATGAGTACAGAGGACTTAGATAAATTAGTTTATGATTATACTATATCTCAAGGTGCTATACCAGCTGATCTTAATTACTATGGTTATCCAAAGAGTATTTGTACTTCAATTAATGATGAGGTATGTCATGGAATACCAAGTGAAGATATAATACTTAAAAATGGAGATATTATTAATGTAGACGTATCTACAATTTTTGAGGGTTATTTTTCAGATGCTTCAAGAATGTTTAAAATTGGAGAAGTAAGCGAAAATGCTGAAAAATTAGTTAGTGTATGTAAAGAGTGCTTGGAGAAAGGTATTGAGGCAGTAAAGCCATGGGGATTCTTAGGAGATATAGGAGCAGCAATACAAGAACATGCAGAAAAAAATGGGTACTCCGTTGTTAGAGATTTTGGAGGACATGGAGTAGGAATTAAGTTTCAAGAAGAACCATTTGTACCTCATTATGGTAAAAAGGGTACAGGGATGGTTTTAGTACCAGGTATGGTTATAACTATTGAACCAATGATAAATGAAGGAGACTATAGATTATATGTGGATCCTAAAAATGAATGGACAGCACATACAAAAGATGGTTCACTTTCAGCTCAATGGGAACATACAATTTTAATAACTGAAGATGGTACAGAAATAATATCAAAGTAA
- a CDS encoding ABC transporter permease has translation MLKLMKLELKKFRIGVKGAVIANLIMLAAIVMTVFVSQDSKEFSSYSLVFELTGLTVRAVFLIFAASIIAKLVVGEYNNKTINLMFMYPINRMKIMLSKILIVLIFAFVAMLASNIFLNVSIYIINSFTHILQDTLTSDMISKTLINSVLYSFIFAFVSLIPVFVGMRRRTTGSTIITSVIVTSILSNGSSSPLSSIILIPIIFAILGVVGTYISIRNIDSVDIV, from the coding sequence GTGCTTAAATTAATGAAGTTAGAGCTAAAAAAGTTTAGAATAGGGGTAAAGGGAGCAGTAATAGCTAACCTGATTATGTTAGCAGCTATAGTTATGACGGTGTTTGTTTCTCAAGATTCTAAGGAATTTTCAAGTTACAGCCTCGTATTTGAACTAACTGGATTAACAGTAAGAGCAGTTTTCTTAATATTTGCAGCAAGTATCATAGCGAAATTAGTAGTTGGAGAATATAATAATAAAACTATAAATCTTATGTTTATGTACCCTATTAATAGAATGAAAATTATGCTTTCAAAAATATTAATAGTATTAATATTTGCATTTGTTGCAATGCTAGCATCAAATATTTTCTTAAATGTTAGTATATATATAATTAATTCATTTACTCATATATTACAAGATACTTTAACCAGTGATATGATATCAAAAACTTTAATAAATAGTGTGCTTTATTCATTTATATTTGCATTTGTAAGCTTGATTCCGGTATTTGTAGGAATGAGGAGAAGAACTACTGGCTCAACTATTATTACAAGCGTAATAGTTACAAGTATTTTAAGCAACGGTAGTAGTTCACCGTTAAGTTCAATTATATTAATTCCAATCATATTTGCAATTCTAGGTGTAGTTGGAACTTATATATCAATAAGAAATATAGATAGTGTAGATATTGTATAA
- a CDS encoding ABC transporter ATP-binding protein: MSYILRTTNLTKSFKDKSVVTNVNMNIKKGEIYGFLGPNGAGKTTIMKMITNLVKPTSGEIEIFGEKLMNNSFEILKKIGTIIEYPVFYDKLSGRENLELHCEYMGYYDKGAVDKALDLVGLKDIDSKMVKEYSLGMKQRLGIARAIINKPELLILDEPINGLDPIGIKEIRNLFKMLNKEYGMTILVSSHILSEIEQIADTIGVINHGRLIEEISMESIRDDNTEYVEIVTKDCTKAAYILESELNISNIKVINNSLIRVYDLKVSQNSISKALILSGIEIDAINKKNTSLEDHFLKLLNGGDLSA; the protein is encoded by the coding sequence ATGAGTTATATATTGAGAACTACAAATTTAACAAAATCCTTTAAGGATAAAAGTGTTGTTACAAATGTAAATATGAATATTAAAAAAGGTGAAATATATGGTTTCTTAGGGCCAAATGGAGCAGGTAAAACAACTATTATGAAAATGATTACTAATCTTGTGAAGCCTACAAGTGGTGAGATAGAGATATTTGGCGAGAAGTTAATGAATAATTCCTTTGAAATATTAAAGAAGATAGGAACCATTATAGAATACCCAGTATTTTATGACAAACTTTCAGGAAGAGAAAATTTAGAATTACATTGCGAATATATGGGTTACTATGATAAAGGAGCTGTCGATAAGGCGTTAGATTTAGTAGGATTAAAGGATATAGATAGCAAAATGGTCAAGGAATATTCATTAGGAATGAAGCAAAGACTTGGGATTGCAAGAGCTATTATAAACAAACCAGAACTACTAATATTGGATGAGCCAATAAATGGACTTGATCCAATTGGAATTAAGGAGATTAGAAATCTTTTTAAAATGCTAAACAAGGAATATGGAATGACTATTTTAGTATCAAGTCATATATTAAGTGAAATAGAACAAATTGCAGATACAATTGGAGTGATAAACCATGGAAGATTAATAGAAGAAATTTCTATGGAAAGTATAAGGGATGATAATACTGAATACGTAGAAATAGTCACTAAAGATTGTACTAAAGCAGCTTATATACTTGAAAGTGAGCTTAATATTTCTAATATCAAGGTGATCAATAATTCATTGATAAGAGTATATGATTTAAAGGTATCGCAAAATAGTATATCTAAGGCATTGATATTAAGTGGGATAGAAATAGATGCTATAAACAAGAAAAATACTTCTTTAGAAGATCATTTCTTAAAACTTTTAAATGGAGGGGATTTAAGTGCTTAA